A genome region from Erigeron canadensis isolate Cc75 chromosome 3, C_canadensis_v1, whole genome shotgun sequence includes the following:
- the LOC122591875 gene encoding uncharacterized protein LOC122591875, translating to MKRKQPETSMTSKTTIPLLPPELALMGTHQDSDNGQADLRLSLRQPQPQRVVAPAPRRNRRNPRQILRQGKSPTIEPPFTWATNQRATVYSLEYLTEKGINVIKGDVQCKRCNKQYQIEQDVQTKFKEVSRYVKENKYTMMDRAPDTWLNPVLPKCQFCAQENCVKPIISDKKRSINWLFLLLGQMVGCCSLAQLKYFCKHTRNHRTGAKDRVLFLTYLGLCKQLDPNGPYERS from the coding sequence ATGAAGCGAAAACAACCTGAAACATCAATGACTTCAAAAACAACAATCCCATTACTACCACCAGAATTAGCATTGATGGGCACTCATCAAGATTCTGATAATGGCCAAGCCGACTTACGATTATCCCTTCGACAACCTCAACCTCAACGAGTCGTGGCACCAGCCCCACGTCGCAACCGTAGAAATCCTAGACAAATCTTGCGTCAAGGTAAGTCTCCAACTATCGAGCCACCTTTTACATGGGCTACAAACCAACGTGCTACGGTTTATAGCCTAGAATATCTAACCGAAAAAGGAATTAATGTCATAAAAGGCGACGTGCAATGCAAACGTTGCAATAAACAATATCAAATCGAACAAGATGTTCAAACCAAGTTTAAAGAAGTCTCGCGGTACGTTAAGGAGAATAAATATACAATGATGGATAGAGCTCCGGATACATGGTTGAATCCTGTTTTGCCAAAGTGTCAATTTTGTGCTCAAGAAAATTGTGTGAAGCCAATAATATCGGATAAGAAGAGATCGATTAATTGGTTGTTTTTGCTACTTGGGCAAATGGTTGGGTGTTGTAGTTTGGCCCAATTGAAGTATTTTTGTAAGCATACAAGAAATCATCGAACCGGTGCAAAGGATCGGGTTCTTTTCTTGACCTATTTAGGGTTGTGCAAACAACTTGACCCAAATGGGCCTTATGAACGTTCTTGA
- the LOC122593898 gene encoding mediator of RNA polymerase II transcription subunit 32: MDNMVDAMNNAYQEFVNAVATTIESKELNTLSSSSSTSDTSLENVKQKWELFRVACDQAEEFVESVKLRIGSECLVDEATGMKPNGQQPSGIPPISAVRLEQMSKAVRWLVIELQQGSGGGGSGSAGLGMQQQPFDARFHEDSAQ, encoded by the coding sequence atggacaaCATGGTAGACGCAATGAACAACGCATACCAAGAATTCGTGAACGCAGTCGCGACAACAATCGAATCCAAAGAACTAAACACATTATCATCATCCTCGTCCACTTCCGACACATCATTAGAAAACGTCAAACAGAAATGGGAATTGTTCCGAGTAGCCTGCGACCAAGCCGAGGAGTTTGTCGAGTCAGTTAAACTTAGAATCGGGTCTGAATGTTTGGTTGATGAAGCAACTGGGATGAAACCAAATGGTCAACAACCTTCTGGGATTCCACCTATTAGTGCTGTTAGGTTAGAACAAATGAGTAAGGCGGTTCGTTGGTTGGTTATTGAGCTGCAACAAGGATCGGGTGGTGGTGGTTCGGGTTCTGCGGGTTTAGGAATGCAGCAGCAGCCTTTTGATGCTAGGTTTCATGAAGATTCTGCACAATAA
- the LOC122594511 gene encoding BURP domain protein USPL1 — protein MTTTSFFSSRCILIFYVLLLIIQFCSARVIFNNPKNDDDHNKKNNNIKFYGRRKEVDDLDPALNVFFHVHDLYSGKKMPIYFALNDPLTTPRLLAKEHADLIPFSSSKLPYILDLTSLAYDSPQAMVMEQTLKQCELEPTPGEVRFCASSLESMLDLTRGIMGDKVKLKTLTTKIHDLPNNISNHTLLQEYTFLKEPLEIHTSDMVACHTMAYPYAVFYCHGQKGYNRVFEISLGGQDGNRVDAVAVCHMETSMWDADHVAFRVLGGHPGSSPVCHFLPTDNIVWIASP, from the exons ATGACTacaacttcttttttttcttctaggTGCATCCTCATCTTCTATGTTCTATTGCTTATAATACAG TTTTGCAGTGCTCGTGTAATATTCAACAACCCGAAAAATGACGATGATCACaacaaaaagaataataacataaaattttatgGAAGGAGGAAAGAAGTTGACGATTTGGATCCTGCTCTAAACGTGTTCTTTCACGTTCACGATCTATATTCAGGCAAGAAGATGCCTATATACTTTGCACTTAACGACCCTTTAACAACTCCTCGACTACTAGCCAAAGAACACGCCGATTTGATACCATTTTCTTCGTCGAAACTCCCATACATTCTTGACTTGACATCTTTAGCCTATGACTCACCACAAGCCATGGTCATGGAACAAACACTAAAACAATGTGAACTTGAGCCAACACCGGGTGAAGTAAGGTTTTGTGCTAGCTCATTAGAGTCCATGCTGGACTTGACACGTGGCATAATGGGTGATAAAGTCAAGCTGAAAACATTGACAACCAAGATCCATGATTTGCCAAATAATATTTCAAATCATACACTTTTGCAAGAGTATACTTTTTTAAAAGAGCCATTAGAGATTCATACTTCTGATATGGTGGCTTGTCATACCATGGCTTATCCTTATGCTGTTTTCTATTGTCATGGTCAAAAGGGGTATAATCGGGTTTTTGAGATTTCTTTGGGTGGTCAAGATGGAAATAGAGTGGATGCTGTTGCTGTATGTCATATGGAGACGTCTATGTGGGACGCTGATCATGTCGCGTTTCGTGTGCTTGGAGGTCACCCTGGTAGCTCGCCGGTTTGCCATTTTCTCCCCACTGATAATATCGTATGGATAGCGTCACCGTAG